One genomic segment of Pseudomonas chlororaphis subsp. aurantiaca includes these proteins:
- a CDS encoding SfnB family sulfur acquisition oxidoreductase: MSNLADANVQSDLDVAPLLLPARVLLNDAEALQAAHELATVARQQAARRDQQRKLPWAEIEHFTRSGLGSIAIPREYGGPQVSFVTLAEVFAIISAADPALGQIPQNQFGILNLILGSATERQKKQLFQSVLEGWRIGNAGPERGTKNTLELKARITADGDGYRLNGQKFYSTGALFAHWVAVKALNDDGKQVLAFVRRGTPGLRIVDDWSGFGQRTTASGTILLNNVRVDADLVVDNWRINESPNIQGAVSQLIQAAIDAGIARAAIDDAIGFVRERSRPWVDANVERASDDLYVIADIGKLKIELHAAEALLRKAGQVLDQVNAAPISAESAARASIAVAEAKVLTTEISLLASEKLFELAGSRATLAEFNLDRHWRNARVHTLHDPVRWKYHAVGTYHLNGTLPARHSWI; the protein is encoded by the coding sequence ATGTCCAATCTGGCCGATGCAAATGTCCAGAGCGATCTGGATGTCGCCCCCCTGTTGTTGCCCGCACGGGTTCTGCTGAACGACGCAGAAGCCCTTCAAGCCGCCCATGAACTGGCCACCGTCGCCCGCCAGCAGGCAGCCCGACGCGACCAGCAGCGCAAGCTGCCATGGGCGGAAATCGAACACTTTACCCGCAGTGGCCTGGGCAGTATTGCCATCCCCCGTGAATACGGCGGCCCGCAGGTTTCCTTCGTCACCCTGGCGGAAGTCTTCGCGATCATTTCCGCGGCCGACCCGGCCCTGGGACAGATCCCGCAGAACCAGTTCGGCATTCTCAACCTGATCCTCGGCAGCGCCACCGAACGGCAGAAAAAGCAGCTGTTCCAGAGCGTGCTGGAAGGCTGGCGCATCGGTAACGCCGGCCCGGAGCGCGGGACCAAAAACACCCTGGAACTCAAGGCGCGGATCACCGCCGACGGCGACGGTTACCGGCTCAATGGCCAGAAGTTCTATTCCACCGGCGCCCTGTTCGCGCACTGGGTGGCGGTCAAGGCGCTGAACGACGACGGCAAGCAGGTGTTGGCCTTCGTCCGGCGCGGCACGCCGGGGCTGCGCATCGTCGACGACTGGTCGGGCTTCGGCCAGCGCACCACCGCCAGCGGCACCATTTTGCTCAACAACGTGCGGGTCGATGCCGACCTGGTGGTGGACAACTGGCGAATCAACGAATCGCCGAATATCCAGGGCGCCGTGTCGCAACTGATCCAGGCAGCCATCGACGCCGGCATCGCCCGCGCGGCCATCGACGACGCCATCGGCTTCGTGCGGGAACGCTCGCGGCCGTGGGTCGACGCCAACGTCGAACGGGCCAGCGACGACCTGTATGTGATCGCCGACATCGGCAAGCTGAAAATCGAACTGCACGCCGCCGAAGCCCTGCTGCGCAAGGCCGGCCAGGTGCTGGACCAGGTCAATGCCGCGCCGATCAGCGCCGAGTCCGCCGCTCGCGCCTCGATCGCCGTGGCCGAAGCCAAGGTGCTGACCACCGAGATCTCCCTGCTGGCCAGCGAAAAGCTCTTCGAGCTGGCCGGCAGCCGCGCCACCCTCGCCGAATTCAACCTCGACCGGCACTGGCGCAATGCCCGGGTCCACACCCTGCACGATCCGGTGCGCTGGAAATACCACGCCGTCGGCACCTACCACCTGAACGGCACCCTGCCGGCTCGCCATTCCTGGATTTAA
- the tcyN gene encoding L-cystine ABC transporter ATP-binding protein TcyN, which yields MIVVEKLTKQFKGQTVLNGIDLTVAEGEVVAIIGPSGSGKTTFLRCLNFLEEPTSGRIKVGNIEIDGSRPLTQQQGLVRQLRQQVGFVFQSFNLFPHRTALENVIEGPLVVKKTPREQAVALGRGLLAKVGLAGKEDAYPRRLSGGQQQRVAIARALAMEPEVILFDEPTSALDPELVGEVLATIRGLAEEKRTMVIVTHEMGFARDVANRVIFFDKGVIVEQGEAKALFANPKEERTRQFLSKFLTSSHPQA from the coding sequence ATGATTGTGGTTGAAAAACTGACGAAGCAGTTCAAGGGTCAGACCGTCCTCAATGGCATCGACCTGACAGTGGCGGAAGGCGAAGTGGTCGCCATCATCGGCCCCAGCGGCTCGGGCAAGACCACCTTTTTGCGCTGTCTGAATTTTCTCGAAGAACCTACCAGCGGCCGGATCAAGGTCGGCAACATCGAGATCGATGGCAGCCGGCCGCTGACCCAGCAGCAGGGCCTGGTGCGGCAACTGCGCCAGCAGGTGGGTTTCGTGTTCCAGAGCTTCAACCTGTTCCCCCATCGCACCGCGCTGGAAAACGTCATCGAAGGGCCGCTGGTGGTGAAGAAGACGCCCCGCGAGCAAGCCGTGGCCCTGGGTCGCGGGCTGCTGGCCAAGGTCGGCCTGGCGGGCAAGGAAGACGCCTACCCTCGGCGCCTCTCCGGCGGCCAGCAACAGCGCGTGGCGATTGCCCGGGCGCTGGCGATGGAGCCGGAGGTGATCCTGTTCGACGAACCGACCTCGGCCCTCGACCCGGAGCTGGTGGGCGAAGTGCTGGCGACCATCCGCGGCCTGGCCGAGGAGAAGCGCACCATGGTCATCGTCACCCACGAAATGGGTTTCGCCCGCGACGTGGCCAACCGGGTGATCTTCTTCGATAAGGGTGTGATCGTCGAACAGGGCGAGGCCAAGGCGCTGTTCGCCAACCCCAAGGAAGAACGCACCCGGCAATTCCTCAGCAAGTTCCTCACCTCGAGCCACCCCCAGGCCTGA
- the tcyL gene encoding cystine ABC transporter permease — protein sequence MAETTQLLLNSAPFLLKGAYFTIILSLGGMFFGLALGFALALMRLSRFKLLSWIARVYVSFFRGTPLLVQLFVIYYGLPQLGIELDPLPAALIGFSLNMAAYACEILRAAIGSIERGQWEAAASIGMTRAQTLRRAILPQAMRTALPPLGNSFISLVKDTALAATIQVPELFRQAQLITARTFEVFTMYLAAALIYWVLASVLAHLQNRLEERVNRHDQES from the coding sequence GCCCTTCCTGCTCAAGGGCGCGTATTTCACGATCATCCTCAGCCTCGGCGGTATGTTCTTCGGATTGGCGCTGGGGTTCGCCCTGGCGCTGATGCGCCTGTCGCGCTTCAAGCTGCTGAGCTGGATCGCCCGCGTCTATGTGTCGTTCTTTCGCGGCACGCCGTTGCTGGTGCAACTGTTCGTGATCTATTACGGCCTGCCGCAGCTGGGTATCGAGCTTGACCCGCTGCCGGCGGCGCTGATCGGCTTCTCGTTGAACATGGCGGCCTATGCCTGCGAGATCCTGCGCGCGGCCATCGGCTCCATCGAGCGCGGGCAGTGGGAAGCGGCGGCCAGCATCGGCATGACCCGGGCCCAGACTCTGCGCCGGGCGATCCTGCCGCAAGCCATGCGCACGGCCCTGCCGCCCCTGGGCAACAGCTTTATCTCGCTGGTCAAGGACACCGCCCTGGCCGCCACCATCCAGGTCCCGGAACTGTTCCGCCAGGCGCAGCTGATCACCGCCCGGACCTTCGAAGTCTTCACCATGTATCTTGCCGCCGCGCTGATCTACTGGGTTCTGGCCAGCGTGCTGGCGCACTTGCAGAACCGACTGGAAGAGCGGGTCAATCGGCACGACCAGGAGTCCTGA